One genomic segment of Parafrankia irregularis includes these proteins:
- a CDS encoding MFS transporter, whose protein sequence is MKAGTASSTSSADRSGNADGSGKADRSGKAGRSGNADRANSYQLTYGVVIAGTAAFALLQSLVGPVLPTIQRELHTDQSTVTWVMTAYLLAASIATPILGRIGDMAGKKKIFVLALLLLALGALVSALAPNIGIMIIGRAIQGCGGAILPLSFGILRDELPREKVGTAVGVIAALTAVGAGAGLVLAGPIEDAFGYHWLFWAPMAVVLLAAAAAAKFIPESPNRTPGGVSWLGGVLLAGWLVSLLLGVSEGRAWGWTSGRVLGLFGAAAVLLLLWLVAESRAKEPLIDLRMMRQRPVWTANLVALMFGMGLYGTMSFLPAFLQTPTSAGYGLGASVTESGLYCLPMTLAMFVVSMFSARVAASIGSRAAVVLGSLISVLPMLMFGYLNDYVWEILFASTMFGGGMGLVFAALANIIVESVPPTQTGVASGMNANIRTIGGSLGSAVIAVLVASGTTAGSRPKASGYSHGFLFLAAASVVASAVALLIPRFRNETVVLELSGRHEHAESALVAGAELVD, encoded by the coding sequence ATGAAGGCGGGCACGGCGAGCAGCACGAGCAGCGCGGACAGGTCCGGCAACGCAGACGGATCAGGCAAGGCAGACAGGTCAGGCAAGGCAGGCAGGTCAGGCAACGCGGACAGGGCGAACAGCTACCAGCTGACCTACGGCGTGGTCATCGCGGGGACGGCGGCGTTCGCGCTGCTGCAGTCCCTGGTGGGCCCGGTCCTGCCGACGATCCAGCGCGAGCTGCACACCGACCAGAGCACGGTCACCTGGGTGATGACCGCCTATCTGCTCGCCGCCTCCATCGCCACACCGATCCTCGGCCGCATCGGCGACATGGCGGGCAAGAAGAAGATCTTCGTTCTCGCCCTGCTGCTGCTGGCACTCGGCGCGCTGGTGTCGGCGCTGGCGCCCAACATCGGCATCATGATCATCGGCCGGGCGATCCAGGGCTGCGGTGGCGCGATCCTGCCCCTGTCCTTCGGGATCCTGCGCGACGAGCTGCCCCGGGAGAAAGTCGGTACGGCGGTCGGAGTCATAGCCGCCCTGACCGCGGTCGGCGCCGGTGCCGGCCTCGTCCTCGCCGGCCCGATCGAGGACGCGTTCGGCTACCACTGGCTGTTCTGGGCACCGATGGCTGTCGTGCTGCTCGCGGCCGCCGCGGCGGCGAAGTTCATCCCGGAGTCGCCCAACCGCACGCCCGGGGGAGTCAGCTGGCTCGGCGGGGTCCTGCTCGCCGGCTGGCTCGTCTCACTGCTGCTCGGTGTCAGCGAGGGCCGCGCCTGGGGCTGGACGTCGGGGCGCGTCCTGGGCCTGTTCGGGGCTGCCGCGGTGCTGCTGCTGCTGTGGCTGGTCGCGGAGAGCCGGGCCAAGGAGCCGCTGATCGATCTGCGGATGATGCGCCAGCGCCCGGTCTGGACCGCGAACCTCGTGGCGCTGATGTTCGGCATGGGCCTCTACGGGACGATGTCGTTCCTGCCGGCTTTCCTGCAGACCCCCACCAGCGCCGGCTACGGCCTGGGCGCGAGCGTGACCGAGTCGGGCCTGTACTGCCTGCCGATGACTCTGGCGATGTTCGTGGTGAGCATGTTCAGCGCCCGGGTGGCGGCGAGCATCGGCTCGCGGGCCGCGGTGGTCCTGGGTTCGCTGATCAGCGTGCTGCCGATGCTCATGTTCGGCTACCTCAACGACTACGTCTGGGAGATCCTCTTCGCGTCCACGATGTTCGGCGGGGGCATGGGCCTGGTCTTCGCCGCGCTGGCGAACATCATCGTCGAGTCCGTGCCGCCCACCCAGACCGGTGTGGCGAGCGGTATGAACGCCAACATCCGGACCATCGGCGGCTCGCTCGGCTCGGCCGTGATCGCCGTGCTGGTCGCCAGCGGCACGACCGCGGGCAGCCGGCCGAAGGCCAGCGGCTACAGCCACGGCTTCCTGTTCCTGGCCGCCGCGAGCGTCGTCGCGTCGGCGGTCGCGTTGCTCATTCCACGTTTCAGGAACGAAACTGTCGTGTTGGAACTCTCGGGCCGGCACGAGCACGCGGAATCCGCGCTCGTCGCCGGGGCTGAACTGGTCGACTGA
- a CDS encoding DHA2 family efflux MFS transporter permease subunit, translating into MPDQPDGTDQAAGAATRSTTAPAADAGNEIDPALRRLALTVTLGAIMVILDTTIVAVAIDRLAQDFDTSLSTISWVTTGYLLALAIVIPATGWAVERFGATRMWNISLTLFLLGSALCGFAWSAGSLIAFRVLQGLGGGMIMPICMTLLATAAGPQRMNRIMNVIGIPTLLAPVLGPVLGGLIVDHLDWRWIFFVNLPVGAVALIASWRVLPRDDRGQAHHRLDVPGLLLISPGLAGLVYGLSQAGSDGGFGSAQVVISSVVGVVLLIVFVVYALRRGDALLDLRLFRDRTFTLASVTTFTVGAALYGGMFLLPLYYQVARGQGALDAGLSMIPQGLGAMVGMLVAGRVVDRVGPGWVIPVGMAVCAAGTVAYTQVDAHTNEVMLMIFLFVRGLGFGASMMPAMSAAYQTLAPAAVPRATTTLNILQRVGGSLATALVAVQLQHAIANRVPAAGGTTLEGAAQVELPPAIADKIGAAFGETFWWIVGLTVIGLLSGLFLPRHAAAHTTSAPAEPPAVPTQKAATDEAAASPAAATSEPEPEATSEAGPAPEVEATPEAEVEPAPEAEATPKVEATSEVEPVSEVEATSVPEAEATPEAEATPEVEVTSEVTSASEPSPEAEATSTAETEPVLASVLASTSEAETEGAKSAS; encoded by the coding sequence GTGCCCGATCAACCAGATGGAACCGACCAGGCCGCCGGGGCTGCGACCAGGTCGACCACCGCGCCGGCGGCCGACGCCGGCAACGAGATCGACCCAGCGCTGCGGCGTCTCGCACTCACGGTCACGCTCGGCGCGATCATGGTCATCCTCGACACGACGATCGTCGCCGTCGCCATCGACCGCCTCGCACAGGACTTCGACACCTCCCTGTCGACGATCTCCTGGGTCACCACCGGCTACCTGCTGGCGCTGGCCATTGTCATCCCGGCGACCGGCTGGGCGGTGGAGCGCTTCGGCGCGACCCGGATGTGGAACATCTCGCTGACACTGTTCCTGCTGGGTAGCGCCCTGTGCGGCTTCGCCTGGTCAGCGGGCAGCCTGATCGCCTTCCGCGTCCTGCAGGGCCTCGGCGGCGGAATGATCATGCCGATCTGCATGACCCTGCTGGCCACGGCCGCCGGGCCGCAGCGGATGAACCGAATCATGAACGTCATCGGGATCCCGACCCTGCTCGCCCCGGTGCTCGGCCCGGTCCTCGGTGGCCTCATCGTCGACCATCTCGACTGGCGCTGGATCTTCTTCGTGAACCTGCCGGTCGGCGCGGTCGCGCTGATCGCCTCATGGCGGGTGCTGCCGCGCGACGACCGTGGGCAGGCGCACCACCGGCTCGACGTACCCGGGCTGCTGTTGATCTCCCCCGGTCTCGCGGGCCTCGTCTACGGTCTGTCCCAGGCCGGCTCCGACGGCGGTTTCGGCTCCGCGCAGGTCGTGATCAGCAGCGTGGTCGGCGTGGTGCTGCTGATCGTGTTCGTCGTGTACGCCCTGCGGCGCGGCGACGCCCTGCTGGACCTGCGGCTGTTCCGCGACCGCACGTTCACCCTCGCCAGCGTCACCACGTTCACGGTCGGTGCCGCCCTGTACGGCGGCATGTTCCTGCTGCCGCTGTACTACCAGGTCGCTCGCGGTCAGGGCGCGCTCGATGCAGGCCTGTCGATGATCCCGCAGGGGCTGGGCGCGATGGTCGGCATGCTGGTCGCCGGGCGGGTCGTCGACCGAGTCGGCCCCGGCTGGGTCATCCCCGTCGGCATGGCCGTCTGCGCCGCCGGCACAGTCGCCTACACCCAGGTCGACGCCCACACGAACGAGGTCATGCTTATGATCTTCCTCTTCGTGCGCGGGCTGGGCTTCGGCGCCTCGATGATGCCGGCGATGAGCGCGGCCTACCAGACCCTCGCCCCCGCGGCGGTTCCGCGGGCCACCACCACCCTGAACATCCTGCAGCGGGTCGGCGGCTCGCTGGCGACGGCGCTGGTCGCCGTCCAGCTGCAGCACGCCATCGCCAACCGTGTCCCGGCGGCGGGCGGCACCACGCTCGAGGGCGCCGCGCAGGTGGAGCTGCCCCCGGCGATCGCCGACAAGATCGGCGCCGCTTTCGGCGAGACGTTCTGGTGGATCGTCGGCCTCACGGTGATCGGCCTGCTCTCCGGGCTCTTCCTGCCGCGCCACGCCGCGGCTCACACCACCTCGGCCCCTGCCGAGCCGCCCGCCGTGCCGACGCAGAAGGCGGCAACGGACGAGGCTGCCGCATCGCCGGCTGCCGCCACCTCCGAACCGGAACCCGAGGCCACATCCGAGGCTGGGCCCGCACCCGAGGTCGAGGCGACCCCCGAGGCTGAGGTCGAGCCCGCACCCGAAGCCGAGGCCACGCCCAAGGTCGAGGCCACGTCCGAAGTCGAGCCCGTGTCGGAGGTCGAGGCCACGTCTGTACCCGAGGCCGAGGCCACGCCCGAAGCTGAGGCCACGCCCGAGGTCGAGGTCACGTCCGAGGTCACGTCCGCGTCTGAGCCCTCGCCCGAGGCCGAAGCCACGTCCACGGCTGAGACCGAGCCCGTGCTCGCGTCCGTGCTCGCGTCCACGTCCGAGGCCGAGACCGAGGGCGCCAAGTCCGCCTCCTGA
- a CDS encoding TetR/AcrR family transcriptional regulator encodes MSRMPAPPSTPAPVSESSLAAPPGPAPAAVSGTDTGASAGTGPGAGAEAPATPRLRQDAARNRDRIITAACEVFAERGIDANVEEIARRAGVGVGTLYRRFPTKEHLLAQLAEDLLRALLDDARAELGATDGAGLERTLRRCAAVQVSKRGYMMKIYEAAQPDEPRMAFREALAELLVEAQQAGTIRPDVTITDIVMLMWSLRGVVDMSAPAGLSAVERYLDLLLAGLRPGAAPLAHPPVPNL; translated from the coding sequence ATGAGCAGGATGCCCGCGCCGCCATCCACACCGGCGCCCGTATCTGAGTCCAGCCTGGCCGCACCGCCGGGGCCGGCTCCGGCGGCCGTCTCGGGAACCGACACAGGGGCGAGCGCAGGCACAGGCCCGGGCGCGGGCGCGGAAGCGCCGGCAACGCCCCGCCTGCGCCAGGACGCCGCCCGCAACCGGGACCGGATCATCACCGCGGCCTGCGAGGTCTTCGCCGAGCGTGGGATCGACGCCAACGTCGAGGAGATCGCCCGCCGGGCCGGTGTCGGGGTCGGCACGCTGTACCGGCGGTTCCCCACCAAGGAGCACCTGCTCGCGCAGCTCGCCGAGGATCTGCTGCGCGCGCTGCTGGACGACGCCCGGGCGGAGCTCGGCGCCACCGACGGCGCTGGCCTGGAACGGACGCTGCGCCGCTGCGCCGCCGTCCAGGTGAGCAAGCGCGGATACATGATGAAGATCTACGAAGCGGCTCAGCCGGACGAGCCGCGCATGGCCTTTCGCGAGGCGCTGGCGGAGCTGCTCGTCGAGGCCCAGCAGGCCGGCACGATACGACCGGATGTCACCATCACGGACATCGTGATGCTCATGTGGTCTCTACGCGGCGTGGTGGACATGTCCGCCCCGGCCGGCCTCAGCGCCGTCGAGCGTTACCTCGACCTGCTCCTGGCCGGGCTGCGCCCGGGGGCGGCCCCGCTCGCGCATCCACCCGTCCCGAATCTCTGA
- a CDS encoding TetR/AcrR family transcriptional regulator — protein MSGLRERKKRRTHDALSEAAIALFLERGFDNVSVAEVAAAAEVSKPTLFAYFPTKEDLVLHRLVDHAGEAGRVVRARPAGESPLQALENHFVAGLARRDPVTGLNGDPAVLAFHGMVFDTPSLAGRVAQYTARDEESLAAALAEAVPAAGDLAARLAASQVLAVCRVLARENWRQLCLPRPAPAVHSDALAAARLAFRALRNGLVEFA, from the coding sequence ATGAGCGGGCTGCGGGAGCGCAAGAAGCGGCGTACCCACGACGCGCTGTCGGAGGCCGCCATCGCCCTGTTCCTGGAACGCGGGTTCGACAACGTTTCCGTCGCCGAGGTGGCGGCCGCGGCGGAGGTCTCCAAGCCGACGCTGTTCGCCTACTTCCCCACCAAGGAGGACCTCGTCCTGCACCGTCTCGTCGATCACGCGGGCGAGGCCGGTCGGGTGGTGCGGGCCCGGCCCGCGGGCGAGTCGCCGTTGCAGGCCCTGGAGAACCACTTCGTCGCCGGTCTGGCGCGGCGCGATCCCGTGACCGGCCTGAACGGTGACCCCGCGGTCCTCGCCTTCCACGGGATGGTCTTCGACACGCCGAGCCTGGCCGGGCGCGTCGCCCAGTACACAGCCCGGGACGAGGAGTCGCTCGCCGCGGCGCTGGCCGAGGCGGTACCGGCGGCCGGTGACCTGGCCGCGCGGCTGGCGGCCAGCCAGGTTCTCGCCGTGTGCCGGGTGCTCGCCCGGGAGAACTGGCGCCAGCTCTGCCTGCCCCGCCCCGCCCCCGCGGTCCATTCCGACGCGCTCGCCGCCGCCCGCCTGGCTTTTCGGGCGCTGCGGAACGGGCTCGTCGAATTCGCGTGA
- a CDS encoding MFS transporter — MTGRRGTTSTNRRGTASSGRRGPGRAVRGLLADLTPLRTYPAFRRLWVGESVSTIGTQITATAVAVQVYDLTRSSFLVGVVSLVALLPLVGLGLIGGAIADSVDRRRLALVTSTGLAAVSGGLVLFSLFEHGAGGDGGAGGGGGVAAGLGMVWPLLLLVAVQSAFAAVDGPARRAMTPNLVGLGDLPAATALTQIGFTTAMTVGPLIAGTSVALGGYPLAYALDLASFSTALYGLFRLPPMPPAPALAASAPAAAAGAPGAGAASAGPAASEAASASELPAGGRRVASVGEGLRFLRGQPVVMMTFVVDIIAMVFGMPRALFPELASTQFGGGSATAGLLYSSVAAGSLLGAALSGPLGRVRRQGLAVVVAIVVWGGAIAVFGLVHNVVAAVGLLAVAGMADLVSAVFRNAILNVATPDAMRGRLQGVFLVVVSGGPRIGDLEAGTAAALVSPTFSVVSGGLACIGGVLLATAAVPALARYDATAAIAAAQHEAAVPSPRARDDDAPAAETNRA, encoded by the coding sequence TTGACCGGGCGACGCGGCACCACCTCGACCAATCGGCGCGGCACGGCCTCGAGCGGGCGGCGTGGCCCGGGACGTGCCGTTCGTGGCCTGCTGGCGGACCTCACCCCGCTGCGGACCTACCCGGCCTTCCGCCGGCTGTGGGTGGGCGAGTCCGTCTCGACGATCGGCACCCAGATCACCGCGACGGCCGTGGCGGTGCAGGTCTACGACCTCACCCGGTCGTCGTTCCTGGTCGGGGTGGTCAGCCTGGTCGCTCTGCTGCCGCTGGTCGGCCTCGGGCTGATCGGCGGTGCCATCGCGGACAGCGTCGACCGGCGCCGCCTCGCCCTGGTGACGTCCACCGGGCTGGCGGCCGTCTCCGGCGGGCTGGTGCTGTTCTCGCTGTTCGAACACGGCGCCGGCGGTGACGGTGGCGCCGGCGGTGGCGGTGGTGTCGCAGCTGGTCTCGGTATGGTCTGGCCGCTGCTCCTGCTGGTCGCGGTCCAGTCCGCGTTCGCGGCGGTGGACGGGCCGGCGCGGCGCGCGATGACGCCGAACCTGGTGGGGCTGGGCGATCTGCCGGCAGCCACCGCGCTGACCCAGATCGGCTTCACGACCGCGATGACCGTCGGTCCACTGATCGCGGGAACCAGCGTCGCGCTCGGCGGCTACCCCCTCGCCTACGCCCTCGACCTGGCCAGCTTCAGTACCGCCCTGTACGGCCTGTTTCGGCTGCCGCCGATGCCCCCCGCGCCGGCGCTTGCCGCGTCCGCCCCGGCAGCTGCCGCCGGTGCACCGGGCGCGGGTGCAGCTTCCGCGGGCCCAGCCGCGTCCGAGGCCGCATCCGCGTCCGAACTGCCGGCGGGAGGCCGGCGGGTGGCCAGTGTCGGTGAGGGACTGCGGTTCCTGCGCGGCCAACCGGTGGTGATGATGACGTTCGTCGTCGACATCATCGCCATGGTCTTCGGGATGCCGCGCGCGCTGTTCCCGGAGCTGGCCAGCACCCAGTTCGGCGGCGGGAGCGCCACCGCGGGCCTGCTGTACTCCTCCGTCGCCGCCGGGTCGCTGCTCGGCGCCGCGCTCTCCGGCCCGCTCGGGCGGGTCCGCCGCCAGGGGCTGGCGGTGGTGGTGGCGATCGTGGTCTGGGGCGGGGCGATCGCCGTGTTCGGGCTCGTCCACAATGTCGTCGCCGCGGTCGGGCTGCTGGCGGTCGCCGGCATGGCCGACCTGGTCAGCGCCGTGTTCCGCAACGCGATCCTCAACGTCGCCACCCCGGACGCAATGCGCGGGCGGCTACAGGGTGTCTTCCTCGTCGTCGTCAGCGGTGGCCCCCGCATCGGCGACCTGGAGGCGGGCACCGCCGCCGCGCTGGTCTCCCCGACGTTCTCCGTCGTCAGCGGGGGCCTGGCCTGCATCGGCGGTGTGCTCCTGGCTACCGCCGCGGTGCCGGCGCTGGCGCGTTACGACGCGACAGCGGCGATCGCCGCCGCCCAGCACGAGGCCGCCGTACCCAGCCCACGGGCACGCGACGACGACGCCCCGGCGGCGGAGACGAACCGCGCCTGA
- a CDS encoding DUF1990 family protein, translating to MRLQRSSPSSLERDVHRCRNLELTYPERGATAGPLPDGYHHVMHRIQIGTGRAVFDRASGALLDWSMQRGAGLRLAATRPLVETGVTVLMCAGPGPVGIAAPCRVVWVLDEPDRRGFAYGTLPGHPESGEEAFVVEWDAGAVWLTITAFSRPDGLLSRLGAPVGRRVQDVVTRRYIRAVRRLVADVDPKG from the coding sequence TTGCGACTACAGCGAAGCTCTCCGTCATCACTCGAACGTGATGTTCATCGCTGCCGGAACCTCGAGCTGACCTATCCCGAACGGGGCGCGACGGCGGGTCCGCTGCCCGACGGTTATCACCATGTGATGCATCGCATACAGATCGGAACGGGGCGGGCGGTTTTCGACCGGGCGTCCGGCGCGCTGCTGGACTGGTCCATGCAGCGCGGCGCCGGCCTGCGGCTCGCCGCCACCCGGCCGCTGGTGGAGACCGGCGTGACGGTGCTGATGTGTGCCGGGCCGGGGCCGGTCGGCATCGCCGCGCCCTGCCGGGTCGTCTGGGTGCTCGACGAGCCGGACCGGCGCGGTTTCGCCTACGGGACGCTGCCCGGCCATCCCGAGAGTGGGGAGGAGGCCTTTGTCGTCGAGTGGGACGCCGGTGCGGTCTGGCTCACCATCACGGCGTTCAGCCGTCCGGACGGGCTGCTGTCCAGGCTGGGCGCGCCGGTCGGCCGCAGGGTCCAGGACGTGGTGACCCGGCGGTACATCCGGGCTGTGCGGCGGCTCGTCGCGGATGTCGACCCGAAGGGGTAG
- a CDS encoding MarR family winged helix-turn-helix transcriptional regulator has translation MIHSAGQEAWLAIQVLIMAGEGQRQLHRVCQEVDLPPGALKVLLVLCGGPRPMRELVGFFQLDPSYITSMVDALERRGVARREPHPTDRRAKTVAITEDGRKVVERARELMTVPPQSFDVLSAAEQQQLLALLLRVLDAEMDIPDVMRPRPTA, from the coding sequence GTGATCCATTCGGCCGGGCAGGAGGCCTGGCTTGCCATCCAGGTGCTGATCATGGCCGGTGAGGGGCAGCGGCAACTGCACCGAGTCTGTCAGGAGGTCGACCTCCCGCCGGGTGCGCTGAAGGTGCTGCTCGTGCTGTGCGGGGGGCCGCGGCCCATGCGGGAGCTGGTCGGCTTCTTCCAGCTGGACCCGTCCTACATCACGAGCATGGTGGACGCACTCGAGCGCCGCGGCGTCGCACGGCGCGAACCGCATCCGACCGACCGGCGCGCCAAGACGGTCGCGATCACCGAGGATGGGCGCAAGGTCGTCGAGCGGGCCAGGGAGCTGATGACGGTTCCACCGCAGTCCTTCGACGTGCTCTCCGCGGCCGAGCAGCAGCAGTTGCTCGCGCTGCTGCTGCGCGTCCTCGACGCCGAGATGGACATCCCGGATGTGATGCGCCCGAGGCCCACGGCCTGA
- a CDS encoding TetR family transcriptional regulator — MGLRETKKERTREALAAAAMALFTERGYEATTVEDIAAAAEVSPRTFFRYYPAKEDVVSEIFHSGGFDGIVDARPPDEPVIATLRSATFTVLQSCADSPAPALAVLRMVTSRPELSTRLSDAQRARTAALTASVIARLGPDHDPLAARLITSWTLATLDAVLLHWETSDGRLDLLEIGKRAFDQLEPALHCVLGTSCVLGT; from the coding sequence ATGGGTCTTCGGGAGACGAAGAAGGAACGGACGCGCGAGGCACTCGCGGCGGCCGCGATGGCGCTGTTCACCGAGCGCGGCTACGAGGCGACGACCGTCGAGGACATCGCGGCCGCGGCCGAGGTGTCACCACGCACCTTCTTTCGCTACTACCCGGCGAAGGAGGACGTGGTCAGCGAGATCTTCCACTCCGGCGGCTTCGACGGCATCGTCGACGCCCGCCCCCCGGACGAACCCGTCATCGCCACGCTGCGTTCGGCGACCTTCACGGTGCTGCAGTCGTGCGCCGACAGCCCCGCCCCCGCGCTCGCCGTCCTGCGCATGGTCACCAGCCGGCCGGAGCTGAGCACGCGGCTGTCCGACGCACAGCGGGCGCGAACCGCCGCGCTGACCGCCTCGGTCATCGCCCGGCTGGGGCCGGACCACGACCCGCTCGCCGCCCGCCTGATCACCAGCTGGACGCTCGCCACCCTCGACGCCGTCCTGCTCCACTGGGAGACCTCGGACGGGCGGCTCGACCTGCTCGAGATCGGCAAGCGGGCCTTCGACCAGCTGGAACCGGCACTGCACTGCGTGCTTGGAACTAGCTGCGTGCTTGGAACCTAG
- a CDS encoding MFS transporter, giving the protein MTSPPSTTAAHRPDGARKNAGAQASGGGRLERLRANPWLTLVSVALGVIMVGLDGTVVSIANPFIARDLDASLQSLQWVTNAYLLALAVLLIVGGKLGDRFGRKKVFLVGIAGFAVTSLLVGLSGSIGEVIVWRALQGVFGALLMPNTLALLRSVFPAEKLNSAIGIWGASSAISIAAGPIIGGLLVENVSWESVFYLNIPVGVVALVVGLAVVRESRNEEPGQRFDPLGLLLLSGGLFALVYGVVKAQSWGWGSVNTLGFLGGAVVLLVLFVLAELRVAQPLLPMSLFRDRSVTLGSILVLVNFFAMFGVLFFLTLYLQNVHGYSAVDTGLRLLPLTAVFMVGSPVAASLTTRFGPRVPIGVGMFVLSLALFWMTTLGTHTSYLRLWPSLLAIGVGIAFVSVASAEAIVGNAPLELSGVAGGLQSTAMQLGGAIGTSVLGSVLAARVEGVLFDRTVSAGAPPEIAARAAQGTEEVVQGLVPTSTGASGQVADAVAAGAHAAFMSGLHVALLVGATVALLGALAAPLIRTSGRPGDAVPAFAA; this is encoded by the coding sequence ATGACTTCACCACCGTCCACGACCGCCGCGCACCGGCCCGACGGGGCGAGGAAGAACGCGGGTGCGCAGGCCAGCGGGGGTGGCCGGCTGGAGAGGCTGCGGGCGAACCCGTGGCTGACACTGGTCAGTGTCGCCCTCGGCGTGATCATGGTCGGTCTCGACGGCACCGTGGTGTCGATCGCGAACCCGTTCATCGCCCGCGATCTCGACGCCAGCCTGCAGAGCCTGCAGTGGGTCACGAACGCCTACCTGCTCGCGCTCGCGGTGCTCCTGATCGTCGGCGGCAAGCTCGGTGACCGGTTCGGCCGGAAGAAGGTCTTCCTCGTCGGCATCGCCGGGTTCGCGGTGACGTCGCTGCTCGTCGGCCTGTCCGGCAGCATCGGCGAGGTCATCGTGTGGCGTGCGCTGCAGGGTGTGTTCGGTGCGCTGCTGATGCCGAACACGCTGGCGTTGCTGCGTTCGGTCTTCCCGGCCGAGAAGCTCAACTCCGCCATCGGAATCTGGGGGGCGAGCTCCGCGATCTCGATCGCGGCCGGCCCGATCATCGGCGGGCTTCTCGTCGAGAACGTCTCCTGGGAGTCGGTGTTCTACCTCAACATTCCGGTCGGGGTCGTCGCCCTCGTCGTCGGCCTGGCGGTGGTCAGGGAAAGCCGTAACGAGGAGCCCGGGCAGCGCTTCGACCCACTTGGTCTGCTCCTGCTGTCCGGGGGTCTGTTCGCGCTGGTCTACGGGGTGGTGAAGGCACAGTCCTGGGGCTGGGGGAGCGTGAACACGCTCGGCTTCCTCGGGGGTGCGGTCGTCCTGCTGGTGCTGTTCGTGCTGGCCGAGCTGCGAGTGGCGCAGCCGTTGCTGCCGATGTCGCTCTTCCGGGACAGGTCGGTCACCCTCGGCAGCATCCTGGTGCTGGTGAACTTCTTCGCCATGTTCGGTGTGCTGTTCTTCCTCACTCTCTATCTGCAGAACGTGCACGGATACTCCGCCGTCGACACCGGTCTCAGGCTGCTTCCGCTGACCGCGGTCTTCATGGTCGGCAGCCCGGTGGCGGCCAGCCTGACCACCCGGTTCGGCCCGCGGGTGCCGATCGGCGTCGGGATGTTCGTGCTGTCGCTGGCCCTGTTCTGGATGACGACGCTCGGCACGCACACGTCCTACCTGCGGCTGTGGCCGTCGCTGCTCGCCATCGGGGTGGGCATCGCCTTCGTGTCGGTCGCCTCGGCCGAGGCCATCGTCGGGAACGCCCCGCTGGAGCTGTCCGGGGTCGCGGGTGGTCTGCAGAGCACGGCCATGCAGCTCGGCGGCGCGATCGGGACGTCGGTGCTGGGTTCTGTGCTGGCCGCCCGGGTCGAGGGCGTCCTGTTCGACAGGACGGTGAGCGCCGGTGCGCCGCCCGAGATCGCCGCCCGGGCCGCGCAGGGGACGGAGGAGGTCGTCCAGGGTCTCGTGCCGACGTCGACCGGGGCCTCCGGGCAGGTCGCCGATGCGGTGGCCGCGGGCGCGCACGCCGCCTTCATGTCCGGCCTGCATGTCGCGCTGCTGGTGGGCGCGACCGTCGCGCTGCTCGGTGCGCTGGCCGCCCCACTGATCCGGACGAGTGGTCGGCCGGGCGATGCAGTCCCCGCGTTCGCGGCCTGA